The region aggaaacatttttactcATCCTTTCCTACTTGACCAAGGTATTGAAGTGCCGTTTTTGAGCCAATGACTTgccaaaacaaataaatgcaaaccaCACTAAAGAAAAACTTTCAAATACATACTTCAAGGTTCCACTACTCCTATATAAACTAGATAGATCCTCAAAACTGTAACTGCAGTGCTCCAAACAATTCACGATGTCTTCCAAATGTAGGCTGTTTGTTTAGTGGTAAATCCTAAGCTGTGCAGACCGTAGCCTTATACAACACCAGCTGCCTTAGGGAAGTTAAGGTACACGATTACATTACACTCCAAAGTCGTGGACAAACCCCATCCGAACGCAGTATAGCCTAAAACGCATCTGCTTATGCCAGTAACTAAGTTTAAAGTACACAGGCAGCATAATTACTTCTGCGTAAGGTAGCCATGGCCTATCATTCTGTAACAGCATTGAAGTGTAGGTCTTCACACTTTACTCACATCACGTCCCTTGTGCTAGCTTCCACCAAGATGAACTTGCTGTTTTGTAAACTGAAGTGCTCTAGTTTAGTATCACATGAGAGAAGGTTCCATTTAAAAAACATCCTTGTATGTTTGTGCAGTTTAAATTAAAGAAACCCATCCCTGcctttataggaaaaaaaaaaaaaaaaaaaatgctacattGAGCAGGGATCAGGATCGGTACCTGTAAACATTGTTATTCCACTGCATCCGTTACGGCAAAAGTAACTTAGACTAAAAAGCCACTCCAATCCGTGCAGAActtctgtgctggttttgaaaTGGTGGCCTCCGTctacaggttttaaaaaaattgaagcagAGCTTAAAGCTGCACCACAGAGTTCTCTTAGTCCCAAACTCTGCCAAACATCCTATGACATTTCCACATTTATGGACTGAAAGAAGAAATTACTCTTGATAAATCAAGATATAGTTCTATACATACAAAGACATCACTGATGTCATAAAGTTCAAACTTCCAGTGAAAGACTAAGCAAACCTGATAGCTCCCATCAAGTTTACTACTACTGCATAAAGTACCCACTGTTTGTTTAGCTTTCCACAGTCATTCTGAGTGAAGGGCAGCATGTTGGTGAAGCGTGTGGGTACCGATAAAACCATTTGTCTCACTTGCAGATAGACTGCTGAAGTCAGCCACTGAAACAGCCATTTTGGCACTGGTAATATGGTGTGTGTGGTTCTCGAAGTCCACGCCGAGGTTATTTACAGAGACGTCATTCATGAAAGATTCTGGGACAGCAATTCCCATTTTCAATCTCTTTGCGGGTCGTTCTGTCTCCTCACTGCACATGTTCATTGGGTTTAGCTCTGAGTGATAAAAGCCAGtctcaaataaattaaaacaatcaCTTTCACCGTTGCTAGGCAAGTTAAGCAACTCTTCTGTTCCGACAGGCACATGATTAACTGGTGCTCGGGGTAAGCTGTCCATAGGAGGAAAGGCGTCATCCAGGCAATTCACGTCGGAAGTGTGGCAGACTGTAGCTACGCTGTTTGTCAATGCTGGAATAAAGATGAAcacaaatgcaaatgaaatagTTGTTTCCATAGCTACaacaacaagatttttttttttccccttgatttacCTgtcaactcattggcagtgatagAGTTCAGAATGCTTAGCTGTTGATCAGGAATGGTTTCTGTTCGACTATTAGATGTTAAGGCTGAAGAATGCACTGCTCCACCAAGGGCTTCTGCTTCATCTACCAAACGATCCATGTAGTCCCTAAAAGAACATTGCATCCATAACGTATTATTTAACCAGAAAACAAGGATTAAAAACGATGACAGATTTAATTTCAGTTGACACAACCACTGCAGCATTATACTGcaatggaaggaaggaaaataaaaaaaaatacctacatTTATGATTAGCAACAGAAAACATATTCCAAGAACGTTTTACTTACGTAACTCCTGGATGATGGTTATATCTCTTCTTTCCAAATCTTGTTTGCTGAGCAAAGTAATCATAACGTTCTGACTTTTTCCACATGTAATAGAAAGCCACACACTCAGCAACTGTTCTGGTTCTTACCTAAAAGGCGGCAAGAAGAATTGACAAGATTAATTCAAAGACTTATGTTTTGTCATCTCCCCAATTCCCATTCCTGCAATATTGTTAGTTTTACTGTTCTAGTATCTGGAACAAAACAATTAAATTAGGAGACTTCAAAGAGATCTACAGTTTCAAGTTAGTATTGCATTTGTTCTACTGTATGCTTTATTGACTTTTTTAAAACTAGACTGAAACTGAATCTACATCTGAAGGATTTATACATATAAACGTATATAACAATTTTGAATCTATATGATAGACTATTAACATGGAAAAAGCTGAGCAAAGTAATGACCTAAGTGAAGCAGAAGATACTTTGGGTACTTATTCGTTTTGGGGAAGTCCAGAACTGTGGAGGCTTTGACAACAGATAATCACAACAGTAAATGCtcgaacagtaaaataaaattgtagtCTTGTTGAGAAAGTATAAAGGACTCAAAACACTCATTTTGATCTGTTAACTGTTCGTCTCTTTCCCCAAAATGGAGGTTGCTACGTTAAGGCAGATTCTTGGAGAAAAAGTCATTACTTCTATCTATATTCTTAtaaattatattcatttttaGATGCAGAAACATTTCACGTCATCAGCCCACAGTTCCAGCTTAAGTTACACAACTAGAATATACAACTCTATCCAGATACAGTCTGGCAGCAAACTACACTTGAGCTTAATCAAACTTAGAGAAACATCAGAGGCGAATCCAAAATGCCTTGGTGTAGCAGTAAACCTTGCTAGTTTAGACACAAACATATGAGGCATGGGAGGAAATGGAACAGATGCCCATATGCTTGTGTATGAAGTCCCAGTTAACAATGCTTTGCAGTACAGTGACAAGGAACCATCTCTTATGTTAAATTTCTCCATGCACTAAATCTTGTCTAGCTGACAGTTTCCATATTACAAGCAACATTAGCTTATGCTTGGGTCCCAGAACTTTCCCTAAGCTTTCCAGCATTTTACCTACTTGGAAAAAACCCAGTGGATTTCTTAGACAAATTCAGGTCCATAGTGACAGATACATCAATGCATGTACTTTGTTGCatgttggaaaaaatatttccaagttaTTTCTTTGCATCTCTGATGAATTACTGTTAGTTGGTAAGGAAACATCCATATTGCCTACTGTTGCTttttattcaaaaggaaaaaaaaaggcttattctTCAAGCACAGAGGAGTCAATCTGAAGCCATCCAGATCAAGATTAGAACTCCTGTGCTGGCCAGAAAACAAAGTACCGATGGATGACTACACTTTCTACCAACACAAAGAGCTAAGCAGAGCTAAGCCTGTTTCTGTAAACTTACACCTTCCTGGTGATAAAAATAGGTTAAAGATGCGTTTTCCCCTCCCAGAGCCATGGTATGGAAATACTGTACTTCTAGGAGAGGCACACATTTAAGCTAAATTATAATATAAATGCATAAATGGAAGCAATGTCAACATACGTTGAGTTCAGAGATAATATGTTGACTCATCTTGCAATGCCTAGCTTTTCCAATGACATCTGAGGAAAAATTAGCCAACCTGGTTTTATTATGCTGGCTCTTCTTTCACCCTTCTGCACAGCTTCTGACAAATGTATTGCTTTTACAGATTTTCAGCATCATTTCATCTACTGATTCTTCCATTTAACTGTAAAATACTAACCTTGTTTTTCTGTATGAGATGAAAGTCTTTTCCATAAATCAGAAGTGCATGTTCAAAGCTTCTGCATTCTTCTTCTGTCCATGCTGTCAT is a window of Numenius arquata chromosome Z, bNumArq3.hap1.1, whole genome shotgun sequence DNA encoding:
- the MIER3 gene encoding mesoderm induction early response protein 3 isoform X3, yielding MLVHDYDDERTLEEEEMMEESKNFSSEIEDLEKEGNMPLEDLLAFYGYEPTIPVMAGSSADSSPSELADELPDMTLDKEEIAKDLLSGDDEETQSSADDLTPSVTSHEATDFFPRPLRSNTTCDGDKESDGEDVEADNGNSSEDLRKEIMVGSQYQAEIPPYLGRYSDDEKAYENEDHLLWKPDVISESKVKEYLFETSLRTGNEKTIGRIPEGLHTRDNEQALYELLRSSHNVKEAIERYCSNGKASQEMTAWTEEECRSFEHALLIYGKDFHLIQKNKVRTRTVAECVAFYYMWKKSERYDYFAQQTRFGKKRYNHHPGVTDYMDRLVDEAEALGGAVHSSALTSNSRTETIPDQQLSILNSITANELTALTNSVATVCHTSDVNCLDDAFPPMDSLPRAPVNHVPVGTEELLNLPSNGESDCFNLFETGFYHSELNPMNMCSEETERPAKRLKMGIAVPESFMNDVSVNNLGVDFENHTHHITSAKMAVSVADFSSLSASETNGFIGTHTLHQHAALHSE
- the MIER3 gene encoding mesoderm induction early response protein 3 isoform X2, which produces MLVHDYDDERTLEEEEMMEESKNFSSEIEDLEKEGNMPLEDLLAFYGYEPTIPVMAGSSADSSPSELADELPDMTLDKEEIAKDLLSGDDEETQSSADDLTPSVTSHEATDFFPRPLRSNTTCDGDKESDGEDVEADNGNSSEDLRKEIMVGSQYQAEIPPYLGRYSDDEKAYENEDHLLWKPDVISESKVKEYLFETSLRTGNEKTIGRIPEGLHTRDNEQALYELLRSSHNVKEAIERYCSNGKASQEEMTAWTEEECRSFEHALLIYGKDFHLIQKNKVRTRTVAECVAFYYMWKKSERYDYFAQQTRFGKKRYNHHPGVTDYMDRLVDEAEALGGAVHSSALTSNSRTETIPDQQLSILNSITANELTALTNSVATVCHTSDVNCLDDAFPPMDSLPRAPVNHVPVGTEELLNLPSNGESDCFNLFETGFYHSELNPMNMCSEETERPAKRLKMGIAVPESFMNDVSVNNLGVDFENHTHHITSAKMAVSVADFSSLSASETNGFIGTHTLHQHAALHSE
- the MIER3 gene encoding mesoderm induction early response protein 3 isoform X1, producing MTQVFLIVGSLSSEDHDFDPSAEMLVHDYDDERTLEEEEMMEESKNFSSEIEDLEKEGNMPLEDLLAFYGYEPTIPVMAGSSADSSPSELADELPDMTLDKEEIAKDLLSGDDEETQSSADDLTPSVTSHEATDFFPRPLRSNTTCDGDKESDGEDVEADNGNSSEDLRKEIMVGSQYQAEIPPYLGRYSDDEKAYENEDHLLWKPDVISESKVKEYLFETSLRTGNEKTIGRIPEGLHTRDNEQALYELLRSSHNVKEAIERYCSNGKASQEEMTAWTEEECRSFEHALLIYGKDFHLIQKNKVRTRTVAECVAFYYMWKKSERYDYFAQQTRFGKKRYNHHPGVTDYMDRLVDEAEALGGAVHSSALTSNSRTETIPDQQLSILNSITANELTALTNSVATVCHTSDVNCLDDAFPPMDSLPRAPVNHVPVGTEELLNLPSNGESDCFNLFETGFYHSELNPMNMCSEETERPAKRLKMGIAVPESFMNDVSVNNLGVDFENHTHHITSAKMAVSVADFSSLSASETNGFIGTHTLHQHAALHSE